One region of Ostrinia nubilalis chromosome 14, ilOstNubi1.1, whole genome shotgun sequence genomic DNA includes:
- the LOC135078021 gene encoding collagenase-like, which translates to MRSIFVVVALVASVVDSVEVFGPRGYHAEVGIPLAKELKAAEEQRIASMARLAETMDEKVVGGVAAPLHAHPYLGGLLIHFWNTLDQSVCGSSLVSANRLVTAAHCWTDGFITGRMLTVVLGSEELWDGGLRISTSVVVTHPQWNPWNYSNDVAVIYLPWSISFSNVIQPISLPSDWELHLTFEHEWAIAAGYGKTSDSQVGASNVIHHVNLWVITEAACRNVFGGEYIFPSTLCTSGFGFVGVCGGDSGGPLFVQRNGQRVLIGISSFVAKDNCQGGHPSAYARVTSFIPFIRQHMW; encoded by the exons ATGCGTTCGATTTTCGTGGTGGTTGCGTTAGTGGCGTCAGTGGTGGATTCCGTGGAGGTGTTCGGCCCTCGTGGGTACCATGCAGAGGTCGGAATCCCTCTGGCGAAGGAGCTGAAGGCGGCTGAGGAGCAGAGGATCGCGAGCATGGCGCGGCTGGCTGAAACAATGGATGAAAAAGTCGTAGGCGGAGTCGCTGCACCCCTCCACGCTCACCCCTACCTG GGTGGCTTGCTGATCCATTTCTGGAACACCCTTGACCAATCAGTCTGCGGCTCATCTCTAGTGTCTGCCAACCGGCTGGTGACCGCCGCCCACTGCTGGACCGACGGCTTCATCACCGGCAGAATGCTCACAGTCGTGCTGGGCAGCGAGGAACTCTGGGACGGAGGGCTGCGCATCTCCACGTCAGTCGTCGTCACCCACCCCCAGTGGAACCCTTGGAACTACTCCAATGATGTTGCCGTGATCTACCTGCCATGGTCGATTTCCTTTTCGA ATGTTATCCAGCCAATTTCGCTGCCCAGTGACTGGGAGCTGCACCTGACCTTCGAACATGAGTGGGCTATTGCTGCAGGATACGGGAAGACCAGTGATA GTCAGGTTGGCGCCTCGAATGTGATCCACCACGTCAACCTTTGGGTTATCACGGAGGCGGCCTGCCGCAACGTGTTCGGTGGAGAATACATATTCCCCAGTACCTTGTGCACCAGCGGCTTTGGCTTCGTCGGCGTCTGCGGCGGGGACTCCGGAGGACCCCTCTTTGTGCAGAGGAACGGGCAAAGAGTCTTG ATCGGCATCAGCTCCTTCGTGGCCAAGGACAACTGCCAGGGCGGCCACCCATCCGCCTACGCGCGCGTCACCAGCTTCATCCCCTTCATCCGACAGCACATGTGGTGA
- the LOC135078013 gene encoding brachyurin-like gives MRLILVVVVALVVSASAFVEVFGPRGYHEEIGIPLATALKEAEEQMIASMARQNFDNRVVGGVIAPANSHPYLGGLLINFVNIAGTSVCGSSLLSPTRLVTAAHCWFDGSNQASMFTVVLGTQMLWAGGQRITTSNVIMHPQWNPWNLSNDVAMIYLPFGVTFTTTIQPIALPNNWELSQTFVGEWAVAAGYGKTSDSQVGASAVVSHVSLQVITVQACRNVFGSTFVFDSTLCTSGAGFVGVCGGDSGGPLFVERSGQKLLIGISSFVAANNCQGGHPSAFARVTSFINFIRQHM, from the exons ATGCGTCTTATTTTGGTTGTCGTTGTCGCATTGGTTGTTTCTGCTTCTGCCTTCGTGGAAGTGTTTGGTCCTCGGGGGTACCATGAGGAGATTGGGATCCCTCTGGCTACGGCCTTGAAGGAGGCTGAGGAGCAGATGATAGCGAGCATGGCGCGGCAAAACTTCGACAACAGGGTCGTAGGCGGAGTCATCGCGCCCGCTAACTCCCACCCCTATTTG GGTGGCTTGCTGATCAACTTCGTCAACATCGCCGGTACATCAGTATGTGGCTCCTCCCTGCTGTCCCCCACCCGGCTGGTGACCGCCGCCCACTGCTGGTTCGACGGGAGCAACCAGGCCAGCATGTTTACCGTCGTCCTGGGCACCCAGATGCTGTGGGCGGGAGGCCAGCGCATCACGACTTCCAACGTCATCATGCACCCTCAGTGGAACCCGTGGAACTTGTCTAATGATGTTGCCATGATCTATCTGCCCTTCGGAGTCACGTTCACAA CGACCATCCAGCCAATCGCATTGCCGAACAACTGGGAGCTGTCCCAGACCTTTGTCGGGGAGTGGGCGGTGGCCGCAGGATACGGCAAGACCAGTGACA GTCAGGTGGGCGCATCCGCGGTGGTCAGCCACGTCAGCCTGCAGGTGATCACGGTGCAGGCGTGCCGTAACGTTTTCGGATCCACCTTCGTCTTCGATAGCACCCTCTGCACCAGCGGCGCTGGTTTCGTCGGCGTCTGTGGTGGAGACTCCGGTGGACCTCTGTTCGTGGAGAGGAGCGGGCAGAAACTTTTG ATCGGCATCAGCTCGTTCGTAGCTGCCAACAACTGCCAGGGCGGTCACCCATCCGCTTTCGCGCGCGTCACCAGCTTCATCAACTTCATACGTCAGCACATGTAG
- the LOC135078022 gene encoding brachyurin-like, protein MYFGTVIFVAIVASASALLEVTPSRGYHEAVGIPLAASIKKAEDEALAKASEADIHKIVGGVLAPANEHPYLAGLLIDLVNTAGQSVCGSSLLSTNRLVTAAHCWYDGVGQAWRFTVILGTQFLFWGGRRISTSEVFMHPQWNPSNLSNDVAMIYLPVDITFSNNIQPIPLPDASQLRNTYTGQWAVAAGFGRTSDSQVGASSVISHVTLQVISETQCRVVFGEGFVFPSTLCTSGIGGVGLCGGDSGGPLVVTQDGQKHLIGISSFVAANNCQGGHPSAFARVTSFMNFIQQNLW, encoded by the exons ATGTATTTCGGCACCGTGATTTTCGTGGCCATAGTAGCATCAGCCTCCGCATTGCTGGAGGTAACACCTTCTCGGGGTTACCATGAAGCAGTTGGTATACCACTGGCAGCTAGTATTAAAAAGGCCGAGGACGAGGCTTTGGCGAAAGCGTCCGAGGCTGATATACACAAAATCGTCGGTGGAGTTCTGGCACCAGCTAATGAGCACCCGTATTTG GCAGGTCTTCTCATCGACCTGGTAAACACTGCCGGCCAGTCAGTATGCGGGTCATCACTTCTCTCGACCAATCGCCTGGTGACGGCAGCCCACTGCTGGTACGACGGAGTGGGCCAAGCTTGGCGTTTCACGGTGATACTTGGCACCCAGTTCCTCTTCTGGGGAGGACGGCGCATCTCCACTTCTGAAGTCTTCATGCACCCGCAGTGGAACCCTTCAAACTTGAGCAACGATGTTGCCATGATTTATTTGCCTGTCGACATTACGTTTTCTA ACAACATCCAGCCCATTCCTCTGCCCGACGCTTCCCAGCTCAGGAATACATACACTGGGCAGTGGGCAGTCGCGGCAGGCTTTGGGAGAACCAGTGATA GCCAAGTAGGTGCGTCGTCTGTCATCAGCCACGTGACCCTGCAAGTCATCTCCGAGACCCAATGTCGTGTGGTCTTCGGGGAAGGCTTCGTATTCCCCAGCACTCTTTGCACCAGCGGGATTGGAGGCGTCGGGTTATGCGGTGGGGACTCCGGAGGCCCTCTCGTTGTTACGCAAGATGGACAGAAGCACTTG ATCGGCATCAGCTCCTTCGTAGCAGCAAACAACTGCCAGGGCGGTCACCCATCAGCTTTCGCGCGCGTCACCAGCTTCATGAACTTCATCCAGCAGAACTTGTGGTGA